Within the Serratia sp. UGAL515B_01 genome, the region CTGCGGCCTGCGCAGTGTAGTTCACGTTCTGAGCCCATTGGCAAAGCGCCATCGAGATCGGTCAACAGTGTTACATCATTGAAAATCCCCTCCAGTTCGGTGCGCATAAAGAAACGACCGGTAAGGTGATCGACAAACTCATTGTTCTGAACAATGTTCAATTCGTGCTTGTAACAGATATTGGTTATCTTGGCGATCAGGCCTTTTGCATCTGGACAAATTGTGCGTAAAATTTTTCTTTGTACATTTTGGTGTGGCATAAGTGTGTGGATCCTGTCTGATACTTAACTCGCAGGCTTATTGCCCGCAACACTTTTTATATTTTTTGCCTGAACCACATGGGCAAAGGGCATTCCTTCCCGTTTGGGGCCTGGTTCCATCGATATAGTACCAGCGTTGCTCAATGCGAAGAAAGCGTGAACGCTCATGCATAACTTTGTTTTTGGTATCCTCATCGTTAAAATGGGCGATGAATTCAACAAATCCTTCATCACAGCTATCACCCGCAGTTTCTTCTAACACTTTTAGCCCAAGCCATTCTGTGTTGCTAAAACTGCCGATAATTCCATCTCGCCATCCCTCGGCGTTGCAATCTGGGTGCCAAGTAGAAATGAGATAGTCTACGTCTTGTTTGACATAGGCGGTATATCTTGATCGCATGAGTATGCCAGGAGACAAAGCGTGCTCTATACCTGTTATATAAGGCTGACAGCACTTTATGTAGCTAAGTCTACTGCCACATGGGCATAGATTAGTCAAAAATAACGCCTCAGGCTGATTAGTTCGTATAATATAAAAATAAGGTGAAGACGATAGAGCATCATAGAGCACCTATGATACCTAACATCATTCACAAGTGGCAATGTAGCCTGAAATTGGGCTGAAAAAAATCACTGGATGAAGGACAGGCCAGCATGCGAAAGATTAAAGTTGGATTAGCCTTAGGGGCTGGCGCAGCTAAAGGTTGGGCACATATTGGAGTACTTAATACGTTGAAAAAAATGGGTATTGAAGCTGATATTGTTGCTGGATGTTCCGTAGGGGCGCTTGTCGGTGCCGCTTTTGCCAGTCATCGGTTGCATGCTCTTGAGCATTGGGTCCGCTCATTCGGCTATTGGGACGTGATTAAACTCATGGATCTCTCTTGGCGACGTGGCGGGCTTTTACGTGGAGAACGGGTATTCAATGCTGTTGCACAACTGTTGAAATTTGATGATTTTGCCGATTGCTCACTTAAATTTGGCGCAGTCACCACCAATCTCAGTACCGGCCGCGAACTATGGATGACAAATGGGGATATCCATCAGGCTATTCGTGCTTCCTGCAGCATGCCCGGCCTACTGGCACCAGTATGGTTCGAAGGCTATTGGTTAGTCGATGGCGCTTTGGTTAATCCGGTTCCTATCTCACTGGCTAGGGCTATGGGGGCAGATATTGTTATTGCCGTCGATTTACAACATGATGCACACTTGATGCAACAGGATTTGTTTTCGATGCCCAGCGATATTAAAGAAGTAGGTAGTTTTGATGTGGGAAACTGGCGCGAGCGTATGAGGCAACGCATCAATAGGATGATGCTTAAAAAAACCAGTCTCACACCCACGGCAATGGAAATCATGAGCACATCTATTCAGATGTTAGAGAATCGAGTGAAAAGATCTCGTATGGCTAGCGACCCGCCAGATGTGCTAATACAACCTTATTGCCCACAAATATCTACCTTGGATTTTCATCGCGCCAGCGAGGCGATTGAGGCTGGACGATTGGCCGTCGAGAAACAGATGGATGTCCTGGCACCATTAATAAAAAATAAATAATTACCGGCTCTTAGGTAAGAATGATGCTGAAAAGGGCATTTTCGGCAGGCACAAGTAACCATAATGAGCCACTATTACATCATCACTAGGGAAGAGGCTCTGCCGATGGCATTACCACTTGTAAACAAGCGCATCTTAATCGTGGAGGACGAACAGGTCTTCCGTTCCGTGCTTGTCGGCTATCTCGAATCACTGGGAGCTCAGACCAGTGAAGCTTCTAATGGCTTATTAGGGCTTAGTGCTGTTGATGAAGTGAATCCTGACCTTATCCTTTGCGATATTGCTATGCCGGAAATGGATGGCATCGAGTTTGTTTCGCATCTGCGCCTGCAAGGAGTACAGATCCCGATATTGGTTATATCTGCTACGGATAAAATGGCTGATATCGCTAAAGTATTACGGTTGGGAGTGCAGGATGTTTTATTAAAGCCAATTACCGATTTGAACCGCTTACGTGAGGCTGTTCTAGCTTGTCTGTATCCGAATATGTTTACTTCTCAGGCAATTGAAGAAGCCGAATTGTTTCAAGATTGGGACGCTTTAAGTCAAAATCCCTCTGAGGCGGTAAGATTACTCAAACAGTTACAGCCTCCGGTACAGCAGATAATTGCTGGTTGCCGCATTAATTATCGGCAACTAACAACCAGTGAAAATCCTGGATTAGTGTTGGATATTGCAGCGTTGTCGGAAAAAGATCTCGCGTTTTATTGCTTGGATGTTACTCAAGCAGGTAAAAATGGAGTCATGGCTGCGTTGTTATTACGCTCTTTATTCAATGGGTTATTGCAAGACCACCTAGCAAATCAACAACATCGTTTGCCACAAATGTCTTCATTGCTGAAACAAGTTAACCAATTATTACGACAAGGTAGGCTCGAGGGGCAATTTCCTATATTGGTGGGTTACTACAATGCTGAATATAAAAACCTGGTTCTGGTTTCTGCCGGTTTGCATGCTAATGTAAATACAGGGGATAACCAAATTCAATTAAATAATGGTGTGCCTTTAGGAACACTTGACACAGCTTACATGAATCAGATAAATCAGCGTTGTGAAGCTTGGCAATGCCAAGTATGGGGAAGGGGGGGGAAATTACGTTTGATGATGAGTGTTGAATAGAACATCAACAAATCGATTTTGAAACAATTTACTACTATTCAATACGTCTATTTAACGTCAGAATTCTCTCTTGGCCAATATAGTGTTTATTTACTACCTGAACTTGGACTAACGCTCGGGGCAGGTTGTTTAACCTGCTATGATTTTGTATAAGCCTAGTTTACGCCAAGCAATTGTGGGCTTGGGAAGTTCAGTTAAGCCCCTGAAGTCTAGCAAGCACAGTACTTGGGCTGCAAAAGCAGCTAAAGTTCTTCAAGCACAAGCCCGTCTATTGTATGTTTTTGTGCTCAAAATAGCGAACCACACTTAGTTCGTCCTTTCGCTGTGATGATGACTTTCGCGTTTGTTTTGCACCATGGGCAATTAAGGGACACAGCCTAAATAGCTGCGCATAATAGTGCTACAGGTGCCAGAGATGCAGGTTAGCCGACCGTTGAACTCAGGGACGTGCGATACGAACCCCCAGCTAGCACGGTGTATCGGCGTTCTTCATCATTCCCACTTGGCAGAAGCGTGATGTGTAGCGGTATTAAGAACACCTATTTAGCAGTATAGAGAGAAAAATATGTCTACTTTAAATTATAAAGTCCGAAAGGCGGTTATCCCTGTAGCTGGTTTAGGGACACGGATGCTACCTGCAACTAAAGCTATTCCGAAAGAGATGTTGCCACTGGTTGATAAACCATTAATTCAGTATGTGGTAAATGAATGTATCTCAGCAGGTATCAACGAAATAATTCTGGTTACTCATTCATCTAAAAACTCTATTGAGAATCATTTTGATACCAGTTTTGAACTGGAGGCCATGCTTGAAAAGCGGGTGAAGCGCCAATTGCTGGATGAAGTTCAATCCATCTGCCCTAAAGGGGTTACGGTGATGCAAGTACGGCAGGGGGTTGCCAAAGGTCTTGGCCATGCCATTCTTTGCGCCTATCCGTTGGTGGGAGAAGAGCCGATTGCCGTTGTGTTACCTGACGTTATCCTTGCGGATTATAGCGCCGATTTGAAAAAAGATAATCTTTACGAAATGTTGCAGCGTTTTGAGAAATCCGGCGTGAGTCAGATCATGGTTGAGCCTGTTCCTTATAGTAATGTGGAAAGCTATGGTGTGGTTGATTGTGAAGGATATGCGCTACAGCCTGGTGAAAGCGCACCTATGATTGGTGTGGTAGAAAAACCTCAGCCAGAAGTGGCACCATCTAATTTGGCTATTGTGGGGCGTTATGTCCTTTCCGCTAATATCTGGGCGTTCTTAGCAAAAACTCCTCCAGGAGCTGGAGATGAGATTCAGCTTACTGATGCCATCGATATGTTGATGGAAAAAGAGCCTGTTGAGGCCTATCACCTCAAAGGTGTAAGCCATGATTGCGGCAATAAGCTGGGCTATATGCAAGCTTTCGTCGAGTATAGTTTGCGGCATACCAGTTTGGGGAAAGAATTCTCAGTTTGGCTAAAACGTTTGTTAGCTGAAGAACAGAAATAACGTCGTAAATATTAAAAAATAGGATGTCGGGATGAAGGTGACGGTTTTTGGTGTTGGCTATGTTGGTTTGGTGCAATCTGCCGTTTTAGCAGAAGTTGGCCACGATGTAATATGCATCGACATTGATGAAAGTAAGGTCGAAAATCTGAAAAAAGGGAATATCCCTATTTTTGAACCGGGCCTCGCTCTTTTGGTGAAGCAAAACTATGAAGCGGGTCGTCTGCATTTCAGCACTGATGCCAAAGTTGGCGTCGCCCATGGAGCTATCCAGTTTATTGCGGTAGGAACCCCACCTGATGAAGACGGTTCTGCTGATCTTCAGTATGTGGAAGCTGTAGTGCGAACTATTGCCGAACACATGACTGAACACAAAGTTGTGATCGATAAATCAACCGTACCGGTTGGTACTGCTGATAAAGTACGGAAAGTCATGAATGAAACTTTACGTAATCGTGGAAGCAACTTGACATTTGATGTGGTTTCTAACCCTGAGTTTCTGAAGGAAGGTGCTGCTATTGCAGATTGCATGCGCCCTGAGCGTATTGTAATAGGTACTGATAACAAGGCCGTCGTTGAGCAGCTTCGTGAACTATATGAACCGTTTAACCGTAATCATGACCGCATAATCCTGATGGACATTCGTAGCGCAGAACTTACCAAGTATGCTGCTAACTGTATGTTGGCAACCAAAATCAGCTTTATGAACGAAATTTCTAATCTGGCAGAAATGCTTGGGGCTGATATCGAAAAAGTTCGTCAAGGTATTGGCTCTGATTCTCGTATCGGTTATCACTTTATTTATCCAGGGTGCGGTTACGGCGGCTCTTGTTTCCCGAAAGATGTTCAGGCACTTATACGCACGGCTGAGAATATTGGCTATCAACCTAAGTTACTGCAGGCAGTAGAGCTGGTGAACTCCCGGCAAAAATATAAGCTTACACAGTTTATTGAGCGGCATTACGGGAATGGAATAAAAGGTAAAACTTTTGCTCTATGGGGGCTATCGTTTAAGCCTAATACTGACGATATGCGAGAGGCTTCCAGCCGTATATTGATGGAAACGCTCTGGCAGTCCGGTGCTAATGTACAGGCTTATGACCCTGAGGCAATGGACGAAGCGCAGCGTATCTACGGGCATCGTAAGGATCTGAAGTTGATGGGTACTAAAGAGGCTGCATTGCAGGGGGCTGATGCTCTAGTTATCTGTACTGAATGGCAGAATTTCCGTGCACCTGATTTTGACGTTATTAAACAAGCGCTGAAGCAACCGGTGATTTTTGACGGGCGTAATCTTTTTGATCCAGAACGTATGCAGGCGCGTGGTTTTACTTATTATGGTATTGGTCGAGGTGCATCGGTTAGGTCAGTTATTTAGAACTAAGAATAAAACGCAGGTTACAAACGCTACAAGGTTTATTAGGCATCACGTAACTGAGCGTTTGTTAACCGTGATACACCAAGTTGTAGTCGCAATAATCTGAATGACTATAATGATGTTTATCTCAAATAAACACAACTTAACCTATTATTTGCCTTCGTTAAACTCGATTTGGTCTTCTATGCTGGTATTGCTAACTGTTGTCGAGCATCAGTTTGAACGTGTCATTAATCTTGGTGCTCAAGCCAAGGGGCGCTATTCTTTGGCTGAACCTTTGGAGTTTGCTGAGCTAAACGTTATTAATTACTTAAATATTCTTTAAGGGTACGTAATAATAAATTAGGGCATCTACTGCATTTTTTATCTAATTCTGTTTATTGCCTTGATCACGAGCCTCCCTTTTAGATAGAAGACTTGGTAGATCATCGAATACGCTGTATACGGCGTTCAAAAAAGCAACGAGCTTTGTCATCGAGCTGAGATTTTTATGGCCCATGAGCCTTGGGAACGCCCTGACATGGTTTTGTTTAAATTCACCATTGTGGGGTAGGCGAGAGTATCGATGTATATAATAGTGGTGAAATGTACAGTGATTTTACCAACATTGACGATATTGCTTAGGTGATTAGATGTTTGCTGGAGATTTTTCCTTAACTTGATGCGAATAGTACGGTTAAAAAACACCCGTAAAAATCAGTCCAGTTAAGCTGCCCGAAAATATTCGACCTTGGAAGCGTTTTTGGCTATCACAGCGCATAAAAATATGAGAATGCCAAAACCTAACAATAGCATGGATATCTGTATCGTTGATGTCTAGTTTAACTTTGCCATTGTTATAGTCGAACAGGCGTAACTGGAGGGTAAAGCGCGTACTAAGGGATACAAGGTTTTTATACCGTTCAGTAAGGGATGAAAAACAAGAATTATAAAGTATTTCGAGTTCTTCTCTTTTGTTGACAACCTACGGTTGTGATTAAAATAATACCGTGTGGTAAAAGGCGTAGAAATATTGAGGCCATAAGAAAAAGGCCCCGAGAAACGGAGCCTTTTGACACAAGCTGAGATGCATTACAGCAGGAAGTCATCCAGAGATTTACCCTGTTCTTCGATAGCTTTTTTTATTACTGCAGGAGTACGACCCTGGCCTGTCCAGGTTTTCATTTCGCCGTTTTCATCTTTATAATGGTATTTAGCTGGCCGAGCAGCGCGTTTTGCTTTACTAGTGGCTTTATTTGCGCCCATTGTTTGCAGCAACTCGTTTGGATCAATACCATCGGCGATCAACATTTCACGGTATTGTTGCAGTTTACGAGTGCGTTCTTCAATTTCTGCTTGGGCTTGGCTATCTTCTTCACGGCGTTCGTTAACAACAACTTCCAGTTTCTCAAGCATCTCTTCTAACGTTTCCAGACTACATTCTCTGGCTTGCGCACGTAGAGTACGGATGTTGTTCAAAATCTTTAATGCTTCGCTCATTGTCCTAGTCTCAATTATATTAGTGGTGCCGTCACGATAATAATAGAGTGCTCTCTTCTTTTCTGCAATAGCCAAATCAACAAGAGTCACTAAATTTACCTTTTAAAAAAGCCATACTGAGAAACGTCTGAGTAATAAATCGAGTGGTTCTTGCTATTACGCTACATGCGATTAAGTCAAAATTTCAGCAAAGCTCCTGTGTTTGTTGGGTTAAAAAATCTTTTTATTAACTTGTTAGAATTAGGTTTTGCAACAGTATACCGACAGATTTTTAGATTTTATCACCATAACGGACGCACAAAAATTGTAAAGCAAGTAAGGTTAACGATAACGCTAGCCTTGGCTGGATTGTTAAAGATTTCAATTAAGGCTGTAGCCAATAGCTAAAATGCTTTAACACCCATTCTGCAATGTCTACAATCTTGGTAGCGAATTGAAGAGTACGTCTACATATGCTCTAAATAATACGAGATTGCCCAAGGGTAACTTCAATAGTATCTGTAGGCAGAGATAACATCATGGTAGTTAAAGAGTTCAACTAACATACATGCAATTCTAGCATCAAAGTATAGTAATTAATGAGTTTAATTAATCATTGGTATTAATTAATGGCAGATAGTAATCGAAAAAACTTGTTAAGAGACGTAAATTCGGTTAATCAGTAGACTAAAGTTACACTTAAAATCAGGTTATTTCTTGCTGGCTTGTCATCATGAGTCCTGTTCCGCCTGACTGTGGCTTGCGTGCGTGTTGAATACCTCAAATTTCTATGCGAGGCTGCAGAAAGCTTGGATGTTCACTTGCTGTATTATCGGCAATGTAAGGACCTTCTGGTGAAATTAATAATTGATATTCACTATTTCTTGCGCAGAGTAGGAAATGGGTTGATTTGCGAAAATCTTGGTACTGTGTATGTAAAGAAATAGTTTTTTCCTGAATGGTGACGATAATGTGGCTCATCGAGTAATAAAACAGCTTTTCATAATTAGACTGTGTTGCTTAATTGTCCGAGATGAGGTGGCAGAACCAATAGCCTGACAATACTGGATATAGGTTTTTTGGATACTACCCAGTGGTAGGTAGCATTTGAACATATCGTCGATTTATTTGGCAGACTGTTTCGAAGGCTTACGCCTTGCACGGTGCTCAACGACTTTCAGTGGCGTTTGAACGCGTTTAGGTTACTTTACTTCGCACGATGGTATGTCACAAGCATGGTAAGAGCTGATAGGAATAGGAAAGGAAGCATAAAACCTTTTTACATCTTGGGATACGTCGATGAGTTGCAAACAAGCTGATAACCTGTATGAGTGAGAAGGGCGAAATCTGATACAATTTTCGTTATAAAGAGGCATCTAATGTGTTTTGGACGCATATGAATAGGGGAACGACAGGTTGCATTTTGAATGAATCCCAAGCCAGTTGAAAGCCCTTGCTTGCTATAACAAAGGACATCAGTTAATTCAGCGTCTCGTGGTAACAGATTGAAAAGGGCATGACGTAAGGAGTTATAATGGTTAACGCTGCTCAGGCTGAATAGCCTTAGGGGTTGGCATACTGGACCCGTAATACTTCAAGTAGGAAGCCTGTTGTTTTGTTAGTCGTTCTCTTCAGGGCTGTGTGTTGCCCGCTTTTAGATAATTCGAATATTTAGGTCAACTATTAGACAAAGCCAAAAAATAGGCCGCAAGGTTAACCGTTGCGGCCATCTTTAGCGTTTGGTTGACAAATACTAAGCGTCAACGCAGATAAAGGTTATTTCTTAGACTTTTTTTCTGCTTTAGCGGCAACAGGCGTGGCCACCGCAGCTTCTTCTGTCGCTTCACTGAATTCGCGACCATAGAAAGTATCCAACATGATTTGCTTAAGTTCAGCGATCAATGGATAACGAGGGTTTGCACCAGTACATTGGTCATCAAACGCATCTTCAGACAGTTTGTCGACTTTCGCTAGGAAATCGGCTTCTTGCACACCAGCCTCACGGATAGACGCAGGGATACCTAATTCCGCTTTGATTTCATCCAACCATTTCAGAAGTTTTTCGATTTTCTGAGCGGTACGATCACCGGGGGCACTCAGGCCGAGGTGGTCTGCGATCTCTGCATAGCGACGACGCGCCTGTGGGCGGTCATACTGGCTGAATGCGGTCTGCTTGGTTGGATTATCGTTGGCGTTATAGCGGATAACATTAGAAATCAACATGGCATTAGCCAAGCCATGTGGAATATGGAACTCTGAACCCAGTTTGTGGGCCATTGAGTGGCATACTCCAAGGAAGGCGTTAGCGAATGCAATACCAGCGATAGTTGCAGCGTTGTGAACACGTTCGCGGGCAACTGGATTTTTCGCCCCTTCTTTATAGCTGGCTGGTAGATATTCTTTCAGCAGTTTCAGGGCTTGCAACGCCTGGCCATCGGAGTATTCATTGGCTAGAACAGACACATAGGCTTCCAACGCATGAGTGACTGCATCCAAGCCACCGAAGGCACACAGGGATTTAGGCATGTTCATTACCAGGTTGGCGTCTACGATAGCCATATCCGGCGTCAGAGCATAGTCTGCCAATGGGTATTTCTGGCCAGTAGCATCATCGGTCACAACGGCGAA harbors:
- a CDS encoding YchJ family protein; translated protein: MTNLCPCGSRLSYIKCCQPYITGIEHALSPGILMRSRYTAYVKQDVDYLISTWHPDCNAEGWRDGIIGSFSNTEWLGLKVLEETAGDSCDEGFVEFIAHFNDEDTKNKVMHERSRFLRIEQRWYYIDGTRPQTGRNALCPCGSGKKYKKCCGQ
- the rssA gene encoding patatin-like phospholipase RssA, producing MRKIKVGLALGAGAAKGWAHIGVLNTLKKMGIEADIVAGCSVGALVGAAFASHRLHALEHWVRSFGYWDVIKLMDLSWRRGGLLRGERVFNAVAQLLKFDDFADCSLKFGAVTTNLSTGRELWMTNGDIHQAIRASCSMPGLLAPVWFEGYWLVDGALVNPVPISLARAMGADIVIAVDLQHDAHLMQQDLFSMPSDIKEVGSFDVGNWRERMRQRINRMMLKKTSLTPTAMEIMSTSIQMLENRVKRSRMASDPPDVLIQPYCPQISTLDFHRASEAIEAGRLAVEKQMDVLAPLIKNK
- the rssB gene encoding two-component system response regulator RssB produces the protein MALPLVNKRILIVEDEQVFRSVLVGYLESLGAQTSEASNGLLGLSAVDEVNPDLILCDIAMPEMDGIEFVSHLRLQGVQIPILVISATDKMADIAKVLRLGVQDVLLKPITDLNRLREAVLACLYPNMFTSQAIEEAELFQDWDALSQNPSEAVRLLKQLQPPVQQIIAGCRINYRQLTTSENPGLVLDIAALSEKDLAFYCLDVTQAGKNGVMAALLLRSLFNGLLQDHLANQQHRLPQMSSLLKQVNQLLRQGRLEGQFPILVGYYNAEYKNLVLVSAGLHANVNTGDNQIQLNNGVPLGTLDTAYMNQINQRCEAWQCQVWGRGGKLRLMMSVE
- the galU gene encoding UTP--glucose-1-phosphate uridylyltransferase GalU, translating into MSTLNYKVRKAVIPVAGLGTRMLPATKAIPKEMLPLVDKPLIQYVVNECISAGINEIILVTHSSKNSIENHFDTSFELEAMLEKRVKRQLLDEVQSICPKGVTVMQVRQGVAKGLGHAILCAYPLVGEEPIAVVLPDVILADYSADLKKDNLYEMLQRFEKSGVSQIMVEPVPYSNVESYGVVDCEGYALQPGESAPMIGVVEKPQPEVAPSNLAIVGRYVLSANIWAFLAKTPPGAGDEIQLTDAIDMLMEKEPVEAYHLKGVSHDCGNKLGYMQAFVEYSLRHTSLGKEFSVWLKRLLAEEQK
- a CDS encoding UDP-glucose/GDP-mannose dehydrogenase family protein, which produces MKVTVFGVGYVGLVQSAVLAEVGHDVICIDIDESKVENLKKGNIPIFEPGLALLVKQNYEAGRLHFSTDAKVGVAHGAIQFIAVGTPPDEDGSADLQYVEAVVRTIAEHMTEHKVVIDKSTVPVGTADKVRKVMNETLRNRGSNLTFDVVSNPEFLKEGAAIADCMRPERIVIGTDNKAVVEQLRELYEPFNRNHDRIILMDIRSAELTKYAANCMLATKISFMNEISNLAEMLGADIEKVRQGIGSDSRIGYHFIYPGCGYGGSCFPKDVQALIRTAENIGYQPKLLQAVELVNSRQKYKLTQFIERHYGNGIKGKTFALWGLSFKPNTDDMREASSRILMETLWQSGANVQAYDPEAMDEAQRIYGHRKDLKLMGTKEAALQGADALVICTEWQNFRAPDFDVIKQALKQPVIFDGRNLFDPERMQARGFTYYGIGRGASVRSVI
- the hns gene encoding histone-like nucleoid-structuring protein H-NS; amino-acid sequence: MSEALKILNNIRTLRAQARECSLETLEEMLEKLEVVVNERREEDSQAQAEIEERTRKLQQYREMLIADGIDPNELLQTMGANKATSKAKRAARPAKYHYKDENGEMKTWTGQGRTPAVIKKAIEEQGKSLDDFLL